Part of the Sandaracinaceae bacterium genome, TCCACCACCTCTGGCCCCACCGGAACCTGCTCGCCGTTCGCGTCCTGCGTGGCGGCCTTGCAGCACTCGCACACCGTCAGCGCGATCTGGTGCCGGCTCCGCGTCTCGTCCGCGCCGCCGCCGCCCGATAGCGCGCTCGAGGCGAGGAGCTCGATGAACGCGTCGTCGTCCAGGTGCGTGCCGCCGCTCTCCTTGCGCAGCACGTCCCGCGCTTGCCGCAGGAGCGCGTAGGCCGAGGGCGACAGGTTCAAGGTGACCCGCTTGCGCTCGAGCTCGGGCCGCGTCGGATCGCTCGGCCGGTCGCCGGGCTTCTTGCCCGACGTCATGCGCTCGATCTGCGACGCCGTCTTGCCCTCGGCGACCTCGAGCCACTCGGCCTCCGTCTCCGCGTCGGCCACCCGCGTCAGCTCGCGCACGGCGGAGTAGACGAGCTCGCCCGCCGCAAACGCGGCGCTGAGCTTCGGCAGCTCGTCGAGCCGCATCGCGACACGCACCCGCTCCTCGGTCCCCCGGCCCGAGCAGCCGAACCAGCGCTCGGCGTACTCGCGGAAGCTGGCGAAGCCGTAGAGCTCGTGAACCTTCAGCCGGAAGCCGCAGAGGAACCACTGACAGAGCTCGAAATCGCTCGCCGCGCGCAGGCGCCCGAGCTTCCTCAGAGTCTCGTCGGCCACCTGGCGAGAGGTGTCGGCCGACGGACCATGTTCGATGAACGCCCCCATGCAAGGCACTTAGCATGAACACGCGTTCCCGCAAGTCCTTTATGCCTCTACATGCACTCTTTTTTTTCCATGAATGTGACTGCCCAACAGCGACTCAGCTCGCCACGCTCGGCACGTCAGCTCGCCGAGGCGCGAGACGTCTCGCCGCAGCGGTGCAGCGCCCAGCTTCTCCGTTGTCGATGCATGCGCTGGACCCCCCTCGCAGCCGGCGTCCGCCACCACTCCGTCCGCCACTCCCGCCGATCCGCCCCCGCAAGTACCCGAGATCACGTGCGCGAGCTCTGGATCGAGCCTTGCTCGATACGCCGTCGTGCCCTCGCCGCGCTACATCGAGCCCAACGCGACCTACGCGATCTGCCGCCGGATCGAGGGGCGCCGATTCCTTCTGAGGCCGGACAGCAAGCTGACGGCGCTCTTCGTCTACCTGCTCGCGCTCTGCGCGGCGAAGTTCGGCGTGACCGTGCACATGGCGACCGTGATGAGCACGCACTTCCACCTCGTCGTGACGGTGCCGAACGGGAACGTCAGCGAGTTCATGCACGCGCTCGACACGCACCTGGCGTGCGCGATCCAGGTGCTCCGCAGATACGTGGTCGGCGTGGTCTGGGCGCCCGGGCAGCTGACCATCGTGCAGCTGCACACCGCGGAGGCGGTGGCCCACCAGATCGCCTACGCGATGGTGAACCCGACCGCCGCGGGGCTGGTCTGGAGGCCCGAGCAGTGGCCCGGGCTGAACCCTACGCTCGAGGAGCTCGGGCGGAGGACGCTCTCGGCGGGGAAGCCCGACTTCTACTTCACCGGGAAGAAGTGGGCGGAGGCCGGGTCGGTGAAGCTCGAGCTTCCGATGCAGTGGTTC contains:
- a CDS encoding DUF222 domain-containing protein, giving the protein MGAFIEHGPSADTSRQVADETLRKLGRLRAASDFELCQWFLCGFRLKVHELYGFASFREYAERWFGCSGRGTEERVRVAMRLDELPKLSAAFAAGELVYSAVRELTRVADAETEAEWLEVAEGKTASQIERMTSGKKPGDRPSDPTRPELERKRVTLNLSPSAYALLRQARDVLRKESGGTHLDDDAFIELLASSALSGGGGADETRSRHQIALTVCECCKAATQDANGEQVPVGPEVVEMAECDAQVIGRVDISAGYERASQVIPPAVRRAVVRRHGGVCAVPGCKNTSCDVHHCDPKSEGGSHDPERLILLCSTHHGIAHEGKVVIRGTWSAGFVFEHPDGSGYGSPKVEPKKARVLAEVFQMLKALSFKEKEARRLVDQARPHVGAETTAEQALRVALRGVSIGSGVREELAEYGMRGSGERPPRGGFAGWALCGAPPRSYRTLLPMTAHGLAFH
- a CDS encoding transposase, giving the protein MPSPRYIEPNATYAICRRIEGRRFLLRPDSKLTALFVYLLALCAAKFGVTVHMATVMSTHFHLVVTVPNGNVSEFMHALDTHLACAIQVLRRYVVGVVWAPGQLTIVQLHTAEAVAHQIAYAMVNPTAAGLVWRPEQWPGLNPTLEELGRRTLSAGKPDFYFTGKKWAEAGSVKLELPMQWFADEQEARAAIAQELEAQLAEARAEIRARGWKVMGPTRARNVSPYRRAKTFEARGTLRPHVAAGPGQTEARIAAIEQLVEFREKHREAKRRWCAGDRDVVFPRGTYWMVKHHGARVEPFP